In a genomic window of Epinephelus lanceolatus isolate andai-2023 chromosome 3, ASM4190304v1, whole genome shotgun sequence:
- the LOC117255386 gene encoding retinal cone rhodopsin-sensitive cGMP 3',5'-cyclic phosphodiesterase subunit gamma-like, translating to MADAAVAAPADKKAPPKFKQRAARTFKSKAPKPGQKGFGDDIPGMEGLGTDITVVCPWEAFGDMELSDLAKYGIV from the exons ATGGCAGACGCAGCCGTTGCAGCTCCCGCCGACAAGAAGGCACCTCCCAAGTTCAAGCAGAGGGCTGCTCGTACCTTCAAGAGCAAGGCCCCTAAACCAGGCCAGAAGGG ATTCGGAGATGACATCCCCGGCATGGAGGGTCTTGGCACAGACATCACAGTGGTTTGCCCATGGGAAGCCTTTGGTGACATGGAGCTCAGCGACCTGGCGAAATATGGAATTGTCTAG